In Rhizobium sp. N324, a single genomic region encodes these proteins:
- a CDS encoding urocanate hydratase → MPKANPRHPKFPIPGGPDLRAKGWRQEALLRLLENVLSVGEDPENLIVYAALGKAARSWAAHKGIVKALTEMEEDQTLLIQSGKPIGLVRTHAKAPLVIMANCNIVGQWAKAEVFYELQRMGLICWGGLTAGAWQYIGSQGVIQGTYEIFMRIAERRFGGDLAGRFVLTAGLGGMGGAQPLAGRMAGAAILCVDIDPERARKRQQIGYLQEIAPDLDTALQMIDAAVKEKRALSVGLVGNAAEVYPEIARRGIVPDIVTDQTSAHDLVYGYVPKGMSLDQVKGLRDDGQGQLMAASRASIVEHVTAMLEFQKRGAEVFDNGNLIRTQAKEGGVANAFDIPIFTEAYLRPLFARAIGPFRWMALSGAESDIARIDDLLLELFPDNRIITNWIRLAREHVPFEGLPARIAWLGHGERTMLARRVNALVLGGELKGPIAFSRDHLDAGAMAHPNIMTERMKDGSDAIADWPLIDAMMLCSSMADLVVVHSGGGGYAGYMTSCGVTVVADGSDAADERLDHALTNDTALGVMRYADAGYEEALDEVAKKDVPYIRLG, encoded by the coding sequence ATGCCGAAGGCCAATCCACGTCATCCGAAATTTCCGATTCCCGGCGGACCGGACTTGCGCGCCAAGGGCTGGCGGCAGGAAGCGCTGCTGCGGTTGCTCGAAAACGTGCTGTCCGTCGGCGAGGATCCCGAAAACCTGATCGTCTATGCCGCACTCGGCAAGGCGGCGCGCAGCTGGGCGGCGCACAAGGGCATCGTCAAGGCGCTGACCGAGATGGAAGAGGACCAGACGCTGCTCATCCAGTCCGGCAAGCCGATCGGGCTGGTGCGGACGCACGCCAAGGCGCCGCTCGTCATCATGGCGAACTGCAATATCGTCGGGCAATGGGCGAAGGCCGAGGTGTTCTACGAGCTGCAGCGCATGGGACTGATCTGCTGGGGCGGACTGACGGCCGGCGCCTGGCAATATATCGGCAGCCAGGGCGTCATCCAGGGGACCTACGAGATCTTCATGCGCATTGCCGAGCGGCGCTTCGGCGGCGATCTTGCCGGCCGGTTCGTGCTGACGGCCGGCCTCGGCGGCATGGGCGGGGCACAGCCGCTCGCCGGCCGCATGGCGGGGGCTGCGATCCTCTGTGTCGATATCGACCCGGAACGGGCCCGCAAGCGCCAGCAGATCGGTTATCTCCAGGAAATCGCCCCCGATCTCGATACCGCCCTTCAGATGATCGATGCAGCGGTCAAGGAGAAGCGGGCGCTTTCCGTCGGGCTGGTCGGCAATGCGGCGGAGGTCTATCCCGAAATCGCCCGGCGCGGCATCGTGCCCGATATCGTCACCGACCAGACCTCGGCGCACGACCTCGTCTACGGCTATGTGCCGAAGGGCATGAGCCTCGATCAGGTCAAAGGGCTGCGCGACGACGGCCAGGGGCAGTTGATGGCGGCAAGCCGCGCCTCGATCGTCGAGCATGTGACGGCGATGCTGGAATTCCAGAAGCGCGGCGCGGAAGTCTTCGACAATGGCAATCTCATCCGCACCCAGGCGAAAGAGGGCGGCGTCGCCAATGCCTTCGACATTCCGATCTTCACCGAAGCCTATCTGAGGCCGCTGTTTGCCCGGGCGATCGGCCCGTTCCGCTGGATGGCGCTCTCGGGCGCGGAGAGCGATATCGCCCGCATCGACGACCTGTTGCTCGAACTCTTCCCCGACAACAGGATCATCACCAACTGGATCCGTCTGGCGCGCGAGCATGTTCCCTTCGAGGGGCTGCCGGCCCGCATCGCTTGGCTCGGCCACGGCGAACGCACGATGCTGGCGCGGCGCGTCAACGCGCTGGTCCTAGGCGGCGAGCTCAAAGGCCCCATCGCCTTTTCCCGCGACCATCTCGATGCCGGCGCCATGGCGCATCCGAATATCATGACCGAGCGGATGAAGGACGGCTCGGATGCGATCGCCGACTGGCCGCTGATCGATGCGATGATGCTCTGCTCGTCGATGGCCGATCTCGTCGTCGTCCATTCCGGCGGCGGCGGTTATGCCGGCTACATGACGAGCTGCGGCGTCACCGTCGTCGCCGACGGCAGCGATGCCGCCGATGAGCGGCTCGACCACGCGCTGACCAACGACACCGCCCTCGGCGTCATGCGGTATGCCGATGCCGGTTATGAGGAGGCGCTTGATGAAGTGGCGAAGAAGGATGTGCCCTATATCCGGCTTGGTTGA
- a CDS encoding TfoX/Sxy family protein yields MTRDPGLEELLREELGDRPGLAEKSMFGGRAFLLNGNLLCGARHDGMLIRLGRGNDGWALALPGVIQMLSGERVMQGWVRATAEVYGDDRLRRRLLDAALAYVESLPEK; encoded by the coding sequence ATGACGCGCGATCCCGGCCTCGAAGAATTGCTGCGCGAGGAACTCGGCGACCGGCCGGGCCTTGCCGAAAAATCGATGTTCGGCGGTCGGGCCTTCCTGCTGAATGGCAATCTTCTTTGCGGCGCCCGTCATGACGGCATGCTGATCCGCCTCGGCAGAGGCAATGACGGCTGGGCGCTGGCCCTGCCCGGTGTGATCCAGATGCTGTCGGGCGAGCGGGTGATGCAGGGCTGGGTGCGGGCCACCGCCGAGGTTTATGGCGACGATCGGCTGAGACGGCGTTTGCTCGATGCAGCGCTTGCCTATGTGGAATCGCTGCCGGAGAAGTAA
- a CDS encoding DUF917 domain-containing protein, translating into MRRILVEKDVEAAVKGGSVYAAGGGGWADHGRMLGLAAVNVGKPELVSIDELQDEDWVATAAAIGAPASTTPWEMQGIDYVKAVQLLQEALGERLSGLIIGQNGKSSTLNGWLPSAILGTKVVDAVGDIRAHPTGDMGSIGMAGSPEQMIQTAVGGNRAENRYIELVVKGATAKISPVLRAAADQSGGFIASCRNPLRASYVRSHAALGGISMALALGEAIIAAEKRGGSAVIDAICKTTGGHILAEGVISRKDVVYTREAFDIGTVTVGTGEKSVTLHVMNEYMAVDDAGGGRLATFPAVITTLSPEGEPLSVGQLQEGMSVFILHVPKDLIPLSASVLDPTVYPVVEKAMGIEIARYALETKA; encoded by the coding sequence ATGAGACGCATACTGGTTGAGAAAGACGTCGAAGCCGCCGTCAAGGGCGGCTCCGTCTATGCCGCCGGCGGCGGCGGCTGGGCCGATCATGGGCGGATGCTCGGGCTTGCGGCCGTCAATGTCGGCAAGCCGGAGCTGGTCTCGATCGACGAACTGCAGGACGAGGACTGGGTTGCTACCGCTGCCGCCATCGGCGCCCCCGCCTCCACCACGCCCTGGGAAATGCAGGGCATCGATTATGTGAAGGCGGTGCAGCTCTTGCAGGAGGCGCTGGGTGAAAGGCTTTCCGGGCTGATCATCGGCCAGAACGGCAAATCCTCGACGCTGAACGGCTGGCTGCCCTCGGCGATCCTCGGCACCAAGGTAGTCGACGCGGTCGGCGATATCCGCGCCCATCCCACCGGCGACATGGGCTCGATCGGCATGGCCGGTTCACCCGAGCAAATGATCCAGACCGCCGTCGGCGGCAATCGCGCCGAGAACCGCTATATCGAACTGGTGGTGAAGGGGGCGACGGCGAAGATTTCGCCGGTGCTGCGCGCGGCCGCCGACCAATCCGGCGGTTTTATCGCCAGCTGCCGCAATCCGCTGCGCGCGTCCTATGTCCGCAGCCATGCAGCACTCGGGGGCATCTCGATGGCGCTTGCGCTCGGCGAGGCGATCATCGCGGCGGAGAAACGCGGCGGATCTGCTGTGATCGACGCCATCTGCAAGACAACGGGCGGGCATATCCTCGCCGAGGGCGTCATATCTCGAAAGGACGTCGTCTACACCAGGGAAGCTTTCGATATCGGCACGGTCACCGTCGGCACGGGCGAAAAGTCGGTGACGCTGCATGTGATGAACGAATATATGGCGGTCGACGATGCGGGTGGCGGCCGGCTTGCGACCTTCCCAGCGGTGATCACCACGCTGTCGCCGGAGGGGGAGCCGCTCAGCGTCGGCCAGCTGCAGGAGGGCATGTCCGTCTTCATCCTGCATGTGCCGAAGGACCTCATACCGCTGTCGGCAAGCGTGCTCGATCCCACCGTCTATCCCGTCGTCGAAAAGGCGATGGGGATCGAGATCGCCCGCTACGCTTTGGAAACGAAGGCCTGA
- a CDS encoding Zn-dependent hydrolase has translation MSRNLPVDAGRIAADIEALAAITEPGHPWTRRAFTPLFLEGRAYIEARMKAAGLQTRIDAAGNLIGRRTGRKPWLGTIMLGSHSDTVPDGGRFDGIAGVISALEVARALSDKAIELDHDLEVVDFLAEEVSIFGVSCIGSRGMTGQLPEAWLSRVSDGRDLAEGIAEVGGSPDVLAQQKRPDLAGFLELHIEQGPVLEAEREDIGIVTAISGITRIEITVEGRADHAGTTPMDRRADALVAAAQLVLDIRNAAAELAKMPGHFAATVGEFRIEPNAANVVPSKVVLLIDGRAEIRDDMEAFCRWLDGHVEKLADAYGVTIAAPNRVSDNLPTPDDAGLLSTLEAACVRVGAKYRRMASGAGHDTAWIAKVAPAAMIFVPCREGRSHCPDEWAENDDIALGASVLFEAVREMDKDLKREKADETHTG, from the coding sequence ATGAGCCGCAATCTGCCCGTCGATGCCGGCCGGATCGCCGCGGATATCGAGGCGCTCGCCGCAATTACCGAGCCCGGCCATCCCTGGACGCGGCGGGCCTTCACGCCGCTCTTTCTCGAAGGCCGGGCCTATATCGAAGCGCGGATGAAGGCCGCCGGATTGCAAACGCGGATCGATGCCGCCGGCAATCTGATCGGCCGGCGCACCGGCCGCAAACCCTGGCTCGGCACGATCATGCTCGGTTCGCATTCCGACACGGTGCCGGACGGCGGCCGTTTCGACGGCATTGCCGGGGTGATCTCGGCGCTTGAGGTGGCGCGCGCACTGAGCGACAAGGCGATCGAACTCGACCACGATCTCGAAGTGGTCGACTTCCTCGCCGAGGAGGTTAGCATCTTCGGTGTCTCCTGCATCGGCAGCCGCGGGATGACCGGGCAATTGCCGGAGGCCTGGCTTTCGCGCGTCAGCGACGGGCGCGACCTGGCCGAAGGCATCGCCGAGGTGGGGGGAAGTCCAGACGTGCTGGCACAGCAGAAGCGGCCCGATCTGGCAGGCTTCCTCGAGCTACACATCGAGCAGGGGCCGGTGCTCGAAGCCGAACGGGAGGATATCGGCATCGTCACCGCGATCTCCGGCATCACCCGCATCGAGATCACCGTCGAGGGCCGGGCCGACCATGCCGGCACGACGCCGATGGACCGGCGGGCGGATGCGCTGGTGGCGGCCGCCCAGCTGGTGCTCGACATCCGCAACGCCGCCGCCGAGCTTGCCAAGATGCCGGGCCACTTCGCAGCGACCGTCGGGGAATTCCGGATCGAGCCGAATGCCGCCAATGTCGTACCGTCGAAAGTGGTGCTGCTGATCGACGGCCGCGCCGAAATCCGCGACGATATGGAAGCTTTCTGCCGCTGGCTCGACGGCCATGTCGAGAAGCTCGCGGACGCCTATGGCGTGACGATCGCGGCGCCGAACCGGGTATCCGACAATCTGCCGACGCCCGACGATGCCGGGCTGCTTTCGACGCTCGAAGCTGCCTGCGTCCGTGTTGGTGCCAAATATCGACGCATGGCGTCCGGCGCGGGGCACGATACGGCCTGGATCGCCAAGGTGGCGCCGGCGGCGATGATCTTCGTGCCCTGCCGGGAAGGCCGAAGCCATTGCCCCGACGAATGGGCCGAGAATGACGATATCGCGCTCGGTGCCTCCGTGCTGTTCGAAGCGGTGCGCGAGATGGACAAGGATTTGAAGCGGGAGAAGGCTGATGAGACGCATACTGGTTGA
- a CDS encoding dihydroorotase, translating into MDFDLVLQGTVVLPDRILEEGYVATRDGKIAEVGLGVPPAARERHLLGKALILPGAIDAQVHSLSQKDQEDFIWSTRSAAAGGVTTIVDMPYDEGDLVCSAAAVKRKIDHAGQQARVDFALYGTVDPEEGPARIGEMVAAGVAAFKFSTFGTDPKRFPRIPPALLDACFAAIAPTGLTAGVHNEDDEAVRSYMAAVKASGITDWRAHGLSRPPITELLAMHTIFETGVATGCPAHVVHCSLGRGYDIARAYRRDGFAATVECCIHYLTLDEENDVKRLGGKAKINPPLRPRAEVERLWRKVADGDVWLVSTDHVSWSENRKTNPDMLANASGVPGLEVMVPLFVKGARERGIPLTWAAKLMAENPARHFRLDHIKGALTPGKDADIIVLEPRDSVYDAAASGNNVVGWSPYNGIRLPWTVATTYLRGEKIAEGGKVLAEPGTGRFVRPLPRQVVAGAPA; encoded by the coding sequence ATGGACTTCGATCTCGTTCTGCAGGGCACGGTGGTGCTGCCGGACCGCATTCTCGAGGAAGGCTATGTCGCCACCCGTGACGGCAAGATCGCCGAGGTCGGCCTCGGCGTGCCGCCTGCGGCGCGTGAACGGCATCTGCTCGGCAAAGCGCTGATCCTGCCCGGTGCGATCGACGCCCAGGTGCACTCGCTTTCCCAGAAGGATCAGGAGGATTTCATCTGGTCGACGCGTTCGGCGGCGGCCGGTGGCGTAACAACGATCGTCGATATGCCTTATGACGAGGGCGATCTCGTCTGCTCGGCGGCGGCGGTCAAACGCAAGATCGACCATGCCGGGCAGCAGGCGCGTGTCGACTTCGCGCTTTACGGCACGGTCGATCCGGAAGAAGGCCCGGCGCGGATCGGCGAGATGGTCGCGGCAGGCGTTGCCGCCTTCAAATTCTCGACCTTCGGCACCGATCCCAAGCGTTTCCCGCGCATTCCGCCGGCCCTGCTCGACGCCTGCTTTGCGGCGATCGCGCCGACGGGGCTGACGGCGGGCGTGCACAATGAGGATGACGAGGCGGTGCGCAGCTACATGGCTGCGGTAAAGGCGAGCGGCATCACCGACTGGCGGGCGCATGGCCTGTCACGACCGCCGATCACCGAACTGCTGGCGATGCATACGATCTTCGAGACAGGGGTTGCGACCGGCTGCCCGGCCCATGTGGTGCACTGCTCGCTCGGGCGCGGCTATGACATCGCCCGCGCCTATCGACGTGACGGTTTTGCCGCGACGGTCGAATGCTGCATCCATTATCTGACGCTCGACGAAGAGAACGACGTGAAGCGCCTCGGCGGCAAGGCGAAGATCAATCCGCCCCTGCGGCCGCGCGCCGAGGTGGAGAGGCTCTGGCGGAAGGTGGCCGACGGCGATGTCTGGCTGGTCTCGACCGATCACGTCAGCTGGTCGGAGAACCGCAAGACCAATCCCGACATGCTCGCCAACGCCTCCGGCGTTCCGGGTCTGGAGGTAATGGTGCCGCTTTTCGTCAAAGGCGCCAGGGAGCGCGGCATTCCGCTGACATGGGCGGCGAAGCTGATGGCGGAAAATCCGGCCAGGCATTTCCGGCTCGACCATATCAAGGGGGCGCTGACCCCTGGCAAGGATGCCGATATCATCGTGCTGGAACCGCGGGACAGCGTCTATGACGCCGCCGCAAGCGGCAACAACGTCGTCGGCTGGAGCCCCTATAACGGCATCCGCCTGCCGTGGACCGTTGCGACCACCTATCTCAGAGGCGAGAAGATCGCCGAGGGCGGCAAGGTGCTGGCCGAACCCGGCACCGGCCGGTTCGTAAGGCCGCTGCCGCGCCAGGTCGTTGCCGGAGCGCCCGCATGA
- a CDS encoding aromatic amino acid lyase produces the protein MQHERPGIELSGRPLGFAEMAAIGAGKARISASATGMARIAIAREIVEDAIASGMPVYGSTTGVGAMKDVEWSADELDTFNLGLVRAHHFGTGTPFSCNVVRNAMAIRVNTALTGQVGCTPELIEAYITMLDADLIPVVRRTGSIGCADIGLMGQIGAVLTGVGEAVYRGNRMQAAEAFRAAGLQPVRMAPRDSLASLSINAVSFAAAAETTRDAAASIRILLATAMMAAGALGASRDPWKAVRHVGTAREALIGAWLCNASDDWNWPVATHVQDPLSLRMIAQVFGAVIENLLSTGHKILAATGRSDDNPVVVEGRVMTSGGSLPLDVTILLESAALCMAHAARNAFNRCVILGNGQRRDLPVNLVPPGRIATGFGPIIKLAGEIFSRVLSMSNPVSAQSLVVAAGLEDEAAFLPLVIERFERQMQALKRLAALEALLSAQAIDILGDEPQGVAAMLYEVVRKHADFYIVDRPLSAEVEAIEEELGSDDFLSRLTEQVPIASFDDFFALGSLEHIEERLPRHEPQAL, from the coding sequence ATGCAGCACGAACGCCCTGGCATCGAACTTTCCGGACGGCCGCTCGGTTTTGCCGAGATGGCGGCGATCGGTGCGGGCAAGGCGAGGATTTCGGCTTCGGCGACCGGCATGGCCCGCATCGCCATTGCCCGCGAGATCGTCGAGGATGCGATTGCTTCAGGCATGCCGGTCTACGGCTCGACAACCGGCGTCGGCGCCATGAAGGATGTGGAGTGGTCGGCCGACGAACTCGACACCTTCAATCTCGGCCTGGTGCGCGCCCATCATTTCGGTACCGGCACGCCGTTTTCCTGCAATGTCGTGCGCAACGCCATGGCGATCCGCGTCAATACGGCGCTGACCGGCCAGGTCGGCTGCACGCCGGAGCTGATCGAGGCCTATATCACCATGCTGGACGCCGATCTCATTCCGGTCGTACGCCGCACCGGCTCGATCGGCTGTGCGGATATCGGCCTGATGGGGCAGATCGGCGCGGTGCTGACCGGCGTCGGCGAAGCGGTCTATCGCGGCAACCGGATGCAAGCGGCTGAGGCTTTCCGGGCGGCCGGGCTGCAGCCGGTGCGGATGGCGCCGCGCGACAGCCTCGCCTCGCTCAGCATCAATGCGGTGAGCTTTGCCGCGGCTGCGGAAACGACACGCGATGCCGCCGCCTCGATCCGCATCCTGCTGGCGACGGCGATGATGGCGGCCGGCGCGCTCGGCGCCTCCCGCGATCCCTGGAAGGCGGTCCGCCATGTCGGCACGGCGCGTGAGGCGCTGATCGGCGCCTGGCTCTGCAATGCCTCCGACGACTGGAACTGGCCCGTCGCGACGCATGTGCAGGATCCGCTCAGCCTGCGCATGATTGCCCAGGTGTTCGGCGCGGTGATCGAAAACCTGCTGTCAACGGGCCATAAGATCCTTGCCGCCACCGGCCGTTCGGACGACAATCCCGTCGTGGTCGAAGGCCGGGTGATGACCTCGGGCGGTTCGCTGCCGCTCGATGTGACGATCCTCTTGGAATCGGCCGCACTCTGCATGGCGCATGCGGCGCGCAATGCCTTCAACCGCTGCGTCATTCTCGGCAACGGCCAGCGGCGCGACCTGCCGGTCAATCTGGTGCCGCCGGGACGGATCGCCACCGGTTTCGGGCCGATCATCAAGCTTGCCGGCGAGATTTTTTCGCGCGTGCTGTCGATGTCCAATCCGGTGTCGGCGCAGTCGCTGGTGGTGGCAGCCGGGCTGGAGGACGAGGCGGCCTTCTTGCCGCTGGTCATCGAGCGCTTCGAACGGCAGATGCAGGCGCTGAAGCGTCTGGCGGCGCTGGAGGCGCTGCTCTCGGCCCAGGCGATAGACATTCTCGGCGATGAACCGCAGGGCGTCGCCGCCATGCTCTACGAGGTCGTGCGCAAACATGCGGATTTCTATATCGTGGACAGGCCGCTTTCGGCCGAGGTCGAGGCGATCGAAGAGGAACTCGGTTCGGACGACTTCCTCTCGAGGCTGACCGAGCAGGTTCCGATCGCCTCCTTCGACGATTTCTTTGCGCTCGGATCGCTGGAGCATATCGAGGAGCGGCTGCCCCGCCACGAGCCGCAGGCACTCTGA
- the ubiB gene encoding 2-polyprenylphenol 6-hydroxylase, translating into MSTFGAYFRLWRVGWVLVREGVVSALPSEGLPPPVALAKSFVTIFERSKARHQKRSDRLAHAVERLGPSYVKIGQFLATRPDVVGVEFANDLSQLQDRMAFFPSAAAKANIEGSLGRPIGELYASFDEPIAAASIAQVHPAEVETPEGRKKVAVKIVRPGVRQRFAHDIEAMYLVAHMQERFLPSSRRLRPVEVTKTLEQTTKMEMDLRLEAAALSEIAENTERDPGFRVPKVDWERTGRDVITMEWIDGTRMSDVEGLRAAGHDLNLLADTLIQSFLRHTLRDGFFHADMHPGNLFVDAGGMIVAVDMGIVGRLGKKERRFLAEILYGFITRDYIRVAEVHFEAGYVPGHHNVESFAQAIRAIGEPIHGQPAETISMGKLLTLLFEVTELFDMATRPELVMLQKTMVVVEGVSRMLNPRFNMWKASEPVVGDWIRTNLGPKRIATDLKDGLKAAVKLAEAVPEIAAKTEKFHHQLLYMSEHGLRFDEQTAEAIGKAEARHNRSARIALWIIALTLLYIAWMLS; encoded by the coding sequence ATGAGCACTTTCGGGGCCTATTTCCGCCTTTGGCGCGTCGGCTGGGTGCTCGTGCGCGAAGGCGTCGTCTCGGCTCTGCCTTCCGAAGGGCTGCCGCCTCCGGTGGCGCTCGCCAAATCCTTCGTGACGATCTTCGAGCGAAGCAAGGCGCGGCACCAGAAGCGCAGCGACCGGTTGGCGCACGCCGTCGAGCGACTCGGCCCCTCCTATGTGAAAATCGGCCAGTTCCTGGCGACACGGCCGGATGTCGTCGGCGTCGAATTCGCCAACGACCTGTCGCAACTGCAGGACCGGATGGCCTTCTTTCCCTCGGCTGCCGCCAAGGCCAATATCGAAGGCTCGCTCGGGCGGCCGATCGGCGAACTCTATGCGAGCTTCGACGAGCCGATCGCCGCGGCCTCGATCGCCCAGGTGCATCCGGCCGAGGTCGAGACACCGGAAGGCCGCAAGAAGGTCGCCGTCAAGATCGTGCGGCCGGGCGTGCGCCAGCGTTTTGCCCATGACATCGAGGCGATGTATCTCGTCGCCCATATGCAGGAGCGCTTCCTGCCTTCGAGCCGGCGGCTGCGGCCGGTCGAGGTGACGAAGACGCTGGAACAGACGACAAAGATGGAGATGGATCTCCGCCTGGAGGCGGCCGCCCTTTCCGAGATCGCCGAGAATACCGAGAGAGATCCCGGCTTCCGCGTGCCGAAGGTCGACTGGGAGCGAACGGGGCGCGACGTCATCACCATGGAGTGGATCGACGGCACACGCATGTCCGACGTCGAGGGGCTGCGCGCGGCCGGCCACGATCTCAACCTGCTTGCTGATACGCTGATCCAGTCCTTCCTGCGCCATACGCTACGCGACGGCTTCTTCCATGCCGACATGCATCCGGGCAATCTCTTCGTCGATGCGGGCGGCATGATCGTCGCCGTCGACATGGGTATTGTCGGACGGCTCGGCAAAAAAGAGCGGCGGTTCCTCGCCGAAATCCTCTACGGCTTCATCACCCGCGATTACATCCGTGTGGCCGAGGTGCATTTCGAGGCGGGCTATGTGCCCGGCCACCACAATGTCGAGAGTTTCGCCCAGGCAATCCGGGCGATCGGCGAGCCGATCCATGGGCAGCCTGCCGAGACGATCTCGATGGGCAAGCTTTTGACGCTGCTTTTCGAAGTGACCGAACTCTTCGACATGGCGACGCGGCCGGAGCTGGTGATGCTGCAGAAGACCATGGTCGTGGTCGAAGGCGTATCGCGCATGCTCAACCCGCGCTTCAACATGTGGAAGGCCTCCGAACCCGTCGTCGGCGACTGGATCCGCACCAATCTCGGGCCAAAGCGGATCGCCACCGATCTCAAGGATGGGCTGAAGGCGGCGGTGAAGCTTGCCGAAGCCGTGCCGGAAATCGCGGCGAAGACCGAAAAATTCCATCACCAGCTTCTGTATATGAGCGAACACGGCTTACGGTTCGACGAACAGACGGCAGAGGCAATCGGCAAGGCCGAGGCGCGGCATAACCGTTCGGCCAGGATTGCGCTGTGGATCATCGCATTGACGCTTCTCTATATTGCCTGGATGCTGAGCTGA
- the ubiE gene encoding bifunctional demethylmenaquinone methyltransferase/2-methoxy-6-polyprenyl-1,4-benzoquinol methylase UbiE yields the protein MSESRTSADGGMETSYGFREVSDGEKQGLVNQVFHKVAKRYDIMNDVMSMGMHRAWKDAMISALNPRKEPGYKVLDVAGGTGDIAFRIVEASGRQAHATVLDINGSMLGVGAERAEKKKLSGNLTFVEANAEELPFEAASFDAYTIAFGIRNVPRIDVALSEAYRVLKRGGRLLVLEFSEVDMPLLDKIYDAWSFNAIPQFGKAITGEAEPYQYLVESIRKFPNQENFAAMIRQAGFSRVSYTNYTGGIAALHSGWKL from the coding sequence ATGTCAGAAAGCCGCACTTCCGCCGATGGCGGCATGGAGACCTCCTACGGCTTCCGCGAGGTGTCTGACGGCGAGAAGCAGGGCCTCGTCAACCAGGTGTTCCACAAGGTCGCCAAACGCTACGACATCATGAACGACGTCATGTCGATGGGCATGCACCGCGCCTGGAAGGATGCGATGATTTCGGCGCTGAACCCGCGCAAGGAGCCGGGCTACAAGGTGCTCGACGTTGCCGGCGGCACCGGCGACATCGCCTTCCGCATCGTCGAGGCTTCGGGCCGGCAGGCGCATGCGACCGTGCTCGATATCAACGGCTCGATGCTCGGCGTCGGCGCCGAGCGGGCGGAAAAGAAGAAGCTTTCCGGCAATCTCACCTTCGTCGAGGCGAATGCCGAGGAACTGCCCTTCGAGGCCGCCAGCTTCGACGCCTATACGATCGCCTTCGGCATCCGCAACGTGCCGCGGATCGATGTCGCACTGTCGGAGGCCTATCGCGTCTTGAAGCGCGGCGGCCGGCTGCTGGTGCTCGAATTTTCCGAAGTCGACATGCCGCTTCTCGACAAGATTTATGACGCCTGGTCGTTCAATGCCATTCCGCAATTCGGCAAGGCGATCACCGGCGAGGCCGAACCCTACCAGTATCTGGTGGAATCGATCCGCAAATTCCCGAACCAGGAGAATTTCGCGGCAATGATCCGCCAGGCCGGCTTTTCGCGCGTCAGCTACACCAATTATACCGGCGGCATCGCCGCGCTACATTCGGGCTGGAAGCTCTGA
- the mutM gene encoding bifunctional DNA-formamidopyrimidine glycosylase/DNA-(apurinic or apyrimidinic site) lyase, producing the protein MPELPEVETVKRGLAPAMEGARVARLELRRGDLRFPFPEAFADRVSGRTIVGLGRRAKYLLVDLDDGNTLISHLGMSGSFRIEEGGVEEGAGAATSGEFYHARSKDEKHDHVVFHLEGASGPRRVVYNDPRRFGFMDMVERADLAAHPFFRDLGPEPTGNELGAADLAERFRNKAQPLKSALLDQKNIAGLGNIYVCEALWRAHLSPVRAAGTLVTAGGKPKQQLDLLVASIRDVIADAIAAGGSSLRDHIQTDGSLGYFQHSFSVYDREGEACRTPGCGGTVARIVQAGRSTFYCATCQK; encoded by the coding sequence ATGCCGGAATTGCCAGAAGTCGAAACGGTAAAACGCGGCCTGGCGCCGGCGATGGAGGGGGCTCGCGTCGCCAGGCTGGAGCTGCGCCGCGGCGATCTGCGCTTTCCCTTTCCGGAGGCTTTCGCCGACAGGGTTTCCGGCCGCACCATCGTCGGGCTTGGGCGGCGCGCCAAATATCTGCTGGTCGACCTCGACGACGGCAACACGCTGATTTCGCATCTCGGCATGTCCGGCTCTTTTCGCATCGAGGAGGGGGGCGTCGAGGAAGGCGCCGGAGCCGCCACGTCTGGCGAATTTTACCATGCGCGCTCGAAGGACGAGAAGCACGATCATGTCGTCTTTCATCTGGAAGGGGCAAGCGGCCCGCGCCGCGTCGTCTATAACGACCCGCGCCGTTTCGGCTTCATGGATATGGTCGAGCGCGCCGATCTCGCCGCCCATCCCTTCTTCCGCGATCTCGGGCCGGAGCCGACCGGAAACGAGCTTGGCGCCGCCGATCTCGCCGAGCGCTTCCGCAACAAGGCGCAGCCATTGAAGAGTGCGCTGCTCGATCAGAAGAACATTGCCGGTCTCGGCAATATATATGTCTGCGAGGCGCTGTGGCGCGCGCATCTTTCGCCGGTCCGCGCCGCCGGCACGCTGGTGACCGCAGGCGGTAAGCCGAAGCAGCAGCTCGACCTGCTCGTCGCCTCGATCCGCGACGTCATCGCCGATGCCATCGCCGCCGGAGGATCGTCGCTGCGCGATCATATCCAGACCGACGGATCGCTCGGCTATTTCCAGCATTCCTTCTCCGTCTATGATCGCGAAGGTGAGGCTTGCCGCACGCCCGGCTGCGGCGGTACGGTCGCCCGCATCGTCCAGGCGGGCCGCTCCACCTTCTATTGCGCCACCTGCCAGAAGTAA